In one window of Archocentrus centrarchus isolate MPI-CPG fArcCen1 chromosome 11, fArcCen1, whole genome shotgun sequence DNA:
- the LOC115788115 gene encoding uncharacterized protein K02A2.6-like isoform X1 yields the protein MDSIKPPESLKLTGNVDRNWRAFKQRFQLYIAALGFETKPDARKVALLLTIAGPQAIEVYNTFVYDDPSDKEKFNTVIEKFDAHCSPKKNETYERYIFRSRIQQRGESFDSFLTDLKLKAQTCNFAILRDSMIRDQIVFGVVDKKVRERLLRETELTLEGAIRICQACELSQQHVKTFSEMGATAVSDSVTVGAVSSQSGRRTQPRSDNRSFDCKRCGSKHMPKQCPAYGKTCSLCRRKNHYTRQCFSKSEKEKKSRSINTVEDTDLSETFFVGLVNHEDEPDTDRNTMIEDKWTVPLIVNGTLVTLKLDTGAKANLISLSDIKGLREKPRIQRTKSALKDYNGQRIESFGTCRLKVRVKNKVHHLFFSVVAEECESLLGDKACEDLGLVRRVYLINTEVNTPNDSVDSIVHSFADVFKGLGTLPFTYKIVLKENAKPIVHAARRVPVPLKDKLKKELDKMTTLGVIRKVEEPTDWVNSMVCAKKKNGELRICMDPKDLNENIKREHYQIPKREEITSEMTGARYFTKLDASQGFWQLKLDESSTKYCTFNTPFGRYCFLRMPFGIISASEIFHRAMEHIIEGLEGVRVYVDDIIIWSSTMQEHKERLTRVLERVRQYGLKLNKSKCQFGVQEIVFLGDKLSAQGIQPDHEKINAIQDMPRPTDKTGVLRIMGMVNFISKFIPNLSAKTSCIRELLHKEHKFKWTAQHEEEWENLKRTLTTAPVLAFYDSTKGIKVSTDASKDGIGAVLLQAEGEHWKPIAYASRSMTESERRYAQIEKECLGLVFGLERFHSYIYGLPSFTVETDHRPLVSIIKKNLNEMSPRIQRLMMRMLRYDFELVYTPGKHLIIADALSRAPTGRNVSTTEDDIQTHINMVSALLPVSDMKSKQIVDETAQDTELQHVIRNMSDGWPAGSCPLFYHIRGELSVVNGLLLKQDKIVIPQKMRQEILTRVHEGHLGIEKCKRRARETVFWPGINRDIESLISRCVTCQKYRNRQIKEPMVIAETPTAPWHKVGMDLFHAKGKDYLVVIDYYSNFPEMALLSNLSSSCVITHVKSIFARHGIPYMVMSDNGPCFSSREWQKFAEQYDFKHVTSSPLYPQSNGKAEKGVHILKQLLKKAADSDSDPYLALLSYRTSPLECGLSPAELLMNRKLRTTLPSYTKPEKYPKIHQKLQRQKVKQKLFYDRTAKQLPPLVTDDTVRIEDHDGWKTKAIVLEEVAPKSFNVMTENGQVVRRNRRSLLKTSEPDPKVTDTQSDRETISPNDTDCIKMNTESEPALRRSAREIKKPQRLDL from the coding sequence ATGGATTCTATCAAACCGCCAGAGAGTTTGAAGCTAACGGGAAACGTCGATCGCAACTGGCGTGCCTTCAAGCAACGATTCCAGCTGTATATCGCGGCCCTGGGATTTGAAACCAAGCCAGATGCAAGAAAGGTAGCGTTACTGCTTACGATAGCAGGGCCTCAAGCTATTGAAGTGTACAACACGTTCGTATATGACGATCCCAGTGATAAAGAGAAGTTTAACACGGTTATTGAAAAGTTTGATGCCCATTGTTCTCCTAAGAAGAATGAGACGTATGAGAGATACATTTTTCGCTCGCGAATTCAGCAGCGAGGCGAGTCTTTTGACAGCTTTCTGACAGACCTGAAGCTCAAAGCACAGACTTGCAACTTTGCTATATTACGTGACTCCATGATCCGTGACCAGATCGTGTTTGGCGTGGTGGACAAAAAAGTCAGAGAACGGCTTCTGAGGGAAACTGAGCTGACGTTGGAAGGAGCCATAAGGATCTGTCAAGCGTGTGAGTTATCACAACAGCATGTCAAGACATTCAGTGAGATGGGCGCGACGGCAGTCAGTGACAGCGTTACTGTGGGAGCAGTTTCCAGCCAGAGCGGGAGGCGCACACAGCCGCGGTCCGACAACAGGAGCTTTGACTGCAAACGGTGTGGCTCAAAGCACATGCCCAAACAATGTCCAGCTTATGGTAAGACCTGCTCTTTATGCAGGAGGAAGAACCATTATACCAGGCAGTGCTTCTcaaaaagtgagaaagaaaagaaaagccgaTCAATAAACACAGTTGAAGACACTGATCTCagtgaaactttttttgttgGTCTTGTTAATCATGAAGATGAgccagacacagacagaaatacCATGATAGAAGACAAATGGACAGTACCACTGATAGTAAATGGGACACTTGTCACATTAAAGCTAGACACTGGTGCCAAAGCAAATCTGATCAGTTTATCTGACATCAAAGGCCTGAGAGAAAAGCCCAGAATACAGCGAACAAAATCTGCTCTAAAAGACTACAATGGACAAAGGATTGAAAGTTTTGGCACATGCAGACTAAAAGTgagagtgaaaaacaaagtgcaccACTTATTCTTTTCTGTTGTTGCTGAGGAGTGTGAATCCCTGCTTGGTGACAAAGCCTGTGAAGATCTTGGACTGGTAAGACGAGTGTATCTCATCAACACAGAAGTGAATACACCAAATGACTCTGTTGACAGCATAGTTCACAGTTTTGCAGATGTGTTTAAAGGACTTGGCACCTTGCCTTTCACATACAAAATTGTGCTTAAAGAAAATGCTAAGCCAATAGTGCATGCTGCTAGAAGAGTACCTGTACCTCTGAAAGACAAGCTAAAGAAGGAACTGGACAAAATGACCACACTGGGGGTGATAAGAAAGGTTGAAGAACCTACTGACTGGGTAAACTCCATggtgtgtgcaaaaaaaaagaatggtgaACTGCGAATATGCATGGACCCAAAAGATCTAAACGAGAACATCAAACGTGAACACTACCAAATACCTAAGCGTGAAGAAATAACCAGTGAAATGACAGGTGCCAGATATTTCACAAAACTTGATGCTTCACAAGGTTTTTGGCAGTTAAAACTAGATGAAAGCAGCACCAAGTACTGCACCTTCAATACGCCATTTGGCAGGTACTGCTTCCTAAGAATGCCTTTTGGAATAATCTCAGCATCTGAGATATTTCACAGAGCAATGGAGCACATAATTGAAGGACTGGAAGGTGTCCGAGTTTATGTGGACGACATAATCATCTGGAGCTCTACAATGCAAGAACACAAGGAGAGACTGACAAGAGTACTTGAGCGAGTACGACAGTATGGACTCAAGCTCAACAAGAGCAAATGTCAGTTTGGAGTACAAGAAATTGTTTTTCTGGGAGACAAGCTTTCTGCACAAGGTATTCAGCCTGACCATGAAAAAATCAATGCAATACAGGACATGCCAAGGCCCACAGACAAGACAGGAGTGCTACGCATAATGGGAATGGTGAATTTCATCAGTAAATTCATTCCCAATCTGTCTGCAAAAACATCCTGCATTCGTGAGCTCCTGCATAAGGAGCACAAGTTCAAGTGGACAGCACAGCATGAAGAGGAGTGGGAAAATCTCAAAAGAACGCTGACAACTGCACCTGTGTTGGCATTTTATGACTCAACGAAGGGGATCAAAGTGTCAACGGATGCCTCCAAAGATGGAATTGGTGCGGTACTCCTGCAAGCTGAAGGTGAGCATTGGAAACCTATAGCCTACGCATCCAGGTCCATGACAGAAAGTGAGCGTCGCTATGCTCAAATTGAAAAAGAATGCCTAGGATTAGTTTTCGGCTTAGAGAGGTTCCACAGCTACATATATGGCTTACCATCCTTCACTGTAGAAACAGATCATCGCCCACTAGTTTCTATCATCAAGAAGAATCTGAATGAAATGTCACCAAGAATTCAGCGTCTAATGATGAGAATGCTGAGATATGACTTTGAATTGGTGTATACACCAGGAAAACACCTGATAATTGCAGATGCACTCTCACGAGCACCCACAGGGAGAAATGTGAGTACAACAGAAGACGACATTCAAACTCATATAAACATGGTCTCTGCTCTGCTTCCTGTGTCAGACATGAAATCCAAGCAAATTGTAGATGAGACTGCACAAGACACAGAACTGCAACATGTCATCAGAAACATGTCAGATGGCTGGCCCGCTGGTTCATGTCCACTCTTCTACCACATCAGAGGAGAACTGAGTGTGGTTAATGGGCTGCTGCTGAAACAGGACAAAATCGTCATTCCGCAAAAGATGAGACAAGAGATACTTACCAGAGTACATGAAGGTCATCTCGGgattgaaaaatgcaaaagaagggCAAGAGAGACAGTCTTTTGGCCAGGTATAAACAGAGACATTGAGAGTCTGATAAGCAGATGTGTAACATGTCAAAAGTATCGCAACAGGCAGATCAAAGAGCCTATGGTGATAGCAGAAACACCAACAGCACCATGGCACAAAGTAGGAATGGATCTATTTCATGCCAAAGGCAAAGACTACTTAGTGGTCATTGACTACTATTCAAACTTCCCTGAAATGGCATTGCTCTCAAACTTATCATCATCATGTGTCATAACACATGTAAAATCCATCTTTGCCAGACATGGTATCCCATACATGGTGATGAGTGATAATGGACCATGTTTCAGTAGCAGAGAATGGCAGAAGTTTGCAGAGCAGTATGACTTCAAGCATGTGACATCCAGCCCGTTATACCCACAGTCAAACGGTAAGGCAGAAAAAGGTGTCCACATTCTCAAACAGCTTCTGAAGAAAGCTGCAGACAGTGACTCAGATCCATACCTTGCCTTACTCAGCTACAGAACATCACCGCTTGAGTGTGGACTATCACCTGCTGAGCTACTGATGAACAGAAAGCTGCGTACCACACTACCAAGCTATACCAAGCCTGAAAAGTATCCAAAGATACATCAGAAACTGCAGCGACAAAAGGTAAAGCAAAAGTTGTTTTATGACAGAACAGCCAAGCAACTTCCACCTCTGGTGACTGATGACACAGTCAGGATTGAGGATCATGATGGATGGAAAACCAAAGCCATTGTTCTGGAGGAAGTGGCTCCAAAGTCATTTAATGTGATGACTGAAAACGGACAAGTCGTTCGTCGGAATCGACGTAGTCTTCTGAAAACATCAGAGCCTGATCCAAAAGTCACTGACACTCAAAGTGACAGGGAAACCATATCTCCAAATGACACAGACTGTATCAAAATGAACACTGAGAGTGAGCCTGCACTCAGAAGATCTGCAAGAGAGATCAAGAAACCTCAAAGACtggatttgtaa
- the LOC115788115 gene encoding uncharacterized protein K02A2.6-like isoform X2, whose amino-acid sequence MDSIKPPESLKLTGNVDRNWRAFKQRFQLYIAALGFETKPDARKVALLLTIAGPQAIEVYNTFVYDDPSDKEKFNTVIEKFDAHCSPKKNETYERYIFRSRIQQRGESFDSFLTDLKLKAQTCNFAILRDSMIRDQIVFGVVDKKVRERLLRETELTLEGAIRICQACELSQQHVKTFSEMGATAVSDSVTVGAVSSQSGRRTQPRSDNRSFDCKRCGSKHMPKQCPAYGKTCSLCRRKNHYTRQCFSKSEKEKKSRSINTVEDTDLSETFFVGLVNHEDEPDTDRNTMIEDKWTVPLIVNGTLVTLKLDTGAKANLISLSDIKGLREKPRIQRTKSALKDYNGQRIESFGTCRLKVRVKNKVHHLFFSVVAEECESLLGDKACEDLGLVRRVYLINTEVNTPNDSVDSIVHSFADVFKGLGTLPFTYKIVLKENAKPIVHAARRVPVPLKDKLKKELDKMTTLGVIRKVEEPTDWVNSMVCAKKKNGELRICMDPKDLNENIKREHYQIPKREEITSEMTGARYFTKLDASQGFWQLKLDESSTKYCTFNTPFGRYCFLRMPFGIISASEIFHRAMEHIIEGLEGVRVYVDDIIIWSSTMQEHKERLTRVLERVRQYGLKLNKSKCQFGVQEIVFLGDKLSAQGIQPDHEKINAIQDMPRPTDKTGVLRIMGMVNFISKFIPNLSAKTSCIRELLHKEHKFKWTAQHEEEWENLKRTLTTAPVLAFYDSTKGIKVSTDASKDGIGAVLLQAEGEHWKPIAYASRSMTESERRYAQIEKECLGLVFGLERFHSYIYGLPSFTVETDHRPLVSIIKKNLNEMSPRIQRLMMRMLRYDFELVYTPGKHLIIADALSRAPTGRNVSTTEDDIQTHINMVSALLPVSDMKSKQIVDETAQDTELQHVIRNMSDGWPAGSCPLFYHIRGELSVVNGLLLKQDKIVIPQKMRQEILTRVHEGHLGIEKCKRRARETVFWPGINRDIESLISRCVTCQKYRNRQIKEPMVIAETPTAPWHKVGMDLFHAKGKDYLVVIDYYSNFPEMALLSNLSSSCVITHVKSSSMTSSM is encoded by the exons ATGGATTCTATCAAACCGCCAGAGAGTTTGAAGCTAACGGGAAACGTCGATCGCAACTGGCGTGCCTTCAAGCAACGATTCCAGCTGTATATCGCGGCCCTGGGATTTGAAACCAAGCCAGATGCAAGAAAGGTAGCGTTACTGCTTACGATAGCAGGGCCTCAAGCTATTGAAGTGTACAACACGTTCGTATATGACGATCCCAGTGATAAAGAGAAGTTTAACACGGTTATTGAAAAGTTTGATGCCCATTGTTCTCCTAAGAAGAATGAGACGTATGAGAGATACATTTTTCGCTCGCGAATTCAGCAGCGAGGCGAGTCTTTTGACAGCTTTCTGACAGACCTGAAGCTCAAAGCACAGACTTGCAACTTTGCTATATTACGTGACTCCATGATCCGTGACCAGATCGTGTTTGGCGTGGTGGACAAAAAAGTCAGAGAACGGCTTCTGAGGGAAACTGAGCTGACGTTGGAAGGAGCCATAAGGATCTGTCAAGCGTGTGAGTTATCACAACAGCATGTCAAGACATTCAGTGAGATGGGCGCGACGGCAGTCAGTGACAGCGTTACTGTGGGAGCAGTTTCCAGCCAGAGCGGGAGGCGCACACAGCCGCGGTCCGACAACAGGAGCTTTGACTGCAAACGGTGTGGCTCAAAGCACATGCCCAAACAATGTCCAGCTTATGGTAAGACCTGCTCTTTATGCAGGAGGAAGAACCATTATACCAGGCAGTGCTTCTcaaaaagtgagaaagaaaagaaaagccgaTCAATAAACACAGTTGAAGACACTGATCTCagtgaaactttttttgttgGTCTTGTTAATCATGAAGATGAgccagacacagacagaaatacCATGATAGAAGACAAATGGACAGTACCACTGATAGTAAATGGGACACTTGTCACATTAAAGCTAGACACTGGTGCCAAAGCAAATCTGATCAGTTTATCTGACATCAAAGGCCTGAGAGAAAAGCCCAGAATACAGCGAACAAAATCTGCTCTAAAAGACTACAATGGACAAAGGATTGAAAGTTTTGGCACATGCAGACTAAAAGTgagagtgaaaaacaaagtgcaccACTTATTCTTTTCTGTTGTTGCTGAGGAGTGTGAATCCCTGCTTGGTGACAAAGCCTGTGAAGATCTTGGACTGGTAAGACGAGTGTATCTCATCAACACAGAAGTGAATACACCAAATGACTCTGTTGACAGCATAGTTCACAGTTTTGCAGATGTGTTTAAAGGACTTGGCACCTTGCCTTTCACATACAAAATTGTGCTTAAAGAAAATGCTAAGCCAATAGTGCATGCTGCTAGAAGAGTACCTGTACCTCTGAAAGACAAGCTAAAGAAGGAACTGGACAAAATGACCACACTGGGGGTGATAAGAAAGGTTGAAGAACCTACTGACTGGGTAAACTCCATggtgtgtgcaaaaaaaaagaatggtgaACTGCGAATATGCATGGACCCAAAAGATCTAAACGAGAACATCAAACGTGAACACTACCAAATACCTAAGCGTGAAGAAATAACCAGTGAAATGACAGGTGCCAGATATTTCACAAAACTTGATGCTTCACAAGGTTTTTGGCAGTTAAAACTAGATGAAAGCAGCACCAAGTACTGCACCTTCAATACGCCATTTGGCAGGTACTGCTTCCTAAGAATGCCTTTTGGAATAATCTCAGCATCTGAGATATTTCACAGAGCAATGGAGCACATAATTGAAGGACTGGAAGGTGTCCGAGTTTATGTGGACGACATAATCATCTGGAGCTCTACAATGCAAGAACACAAGGAGAGACTGACAAGAGTACTTGAGCGAGTACGACAGTATGGACTCAAGCTCAACAAGAGCAAATGTCAGTTTGGAGTACAAGAAATTGTTTTTCTGGGAGACAAGCTTTCTGCACAAGGTATTCAGCCTGACCATGAAAAAATCAATGCAATACAGGACATGCCAAGGCCCACAGACAAGACAGGAGTGCTACGCATAATGGGAATGGTGAATTTCATCAGTAAATTCATTCCCAATCTGTCTGCAAAAACATCCTGCATTCGTGAGCTCCTGCATAAGGAGCACAAGTTCAAGTGGACAGCACAGCATGAAGAGGAGTGGGAAAATCTCAAAAGAACGCTGACAACTGCACCTGTGTTGGCATTTTATGACTCAACGAAGGGGATCAAAGTGTCAACGGATGCCTCCAAAGATGGAATTGGTGCGGTACTCCTGCAAGCTGAAGGTGAGCATTGGAAACCTATAGCCTACGCATCCAGGTCCATGACAGAAAGTGAGCGTCGCTATGCTCAAATTGAAAAAGAATGCCTAGGATTAGTTTTCGGCTTAGAGAGGTTCCACAGCTACATATATGGCTTACCATCCTTCACTGTAGAAACAGATCATCGCCCACTAGTTTCTATCATCAAGAAGAATCTGAATGAAATGTCACCAAGAATTCAGCGTCTAATGATGAGAATGCTGAGATATGACTTTGAATTGGTGTATACACCAGGAAAACACCTGATAATTGCAGATGCACTCTCACGAGCACCCACAGGGAGAAATGTGAGTACAACAGAAGACGACATTCAAACTCATATAAACATGGTCTCTGCTCTGCTTCCTGTGTCAGACATGAAATCCAAGCAAATTGTAGATGAGACTGCACAAGACACAGAACTGCAACATGTCATCAGAAACATGTCAGATGGCTGGCCCGCTGGTTCATGTCCACTCTTCTACCACATCAGAGGAGAACTGAGTGTGGTTAATGGGCTGCTGCTGAAACAGGACAAAATCGTCATTCCGCAAAAGATGAGACAAGAGATACTTACCAGAGTACATGAAGGTCATCTCGGgattgaaaaatgcaaaagaagggCAAGAGAGACAGTCTTTTGGCCAGGTATAAACAGAGACATTGAGAGTCTGATAAGCAGATGTGTAACATGTCAAAAGTATCGCAACAGGCAGATCAAAGAGCCTATGGTGATAGCAGAAACACCAACAGCACCATGGCACAAAGTAGGAATGGATCTATTTCATGCCAAAGGCAAAGACTACTTAGTGGTCATTGACTACTATTCAAACTTCCCTGAAATGGCATTGCTCTCAAACTTATCATCATCATGTGTCATAACACATGTAAAATCC AGCAGTATGACTTCAAGCATGTGA